A genomic segment from Comamonas terrigena NBRC 13299 encodes:
- the gatA gene encoding Asp-tRNA(Asn)/Glu-tRNA(Gln) amidotransferase subunit GatA yields MSNTELHHLGVAELAAQLRAKHVSATEAAQHFLARAKAHQNLGAFVSLNEDATLAQAKAADALIAEGKGGKLAGVPIAHKDIFVTKDFPTTAASKMLEGYRSPFDATVVRKLADAGVVTLGKLNCDEFAMGGANENSAIAPVGFDSAQPVRNPWDTNRVPGGSSGGSAAAVAARLAPAVTGTDTGGSIRQPASFCGITGIKPTYGRASRYGMIAFASSLDQAGPMGRSAEDCALLLSEMCGPDLDRDSTSLDVPAEDFSAKLGDSIEGLRIGIPAEFFGEGLSADVRTAVDAALKEYEKLGAKLVPVSLPRTELSVPVYYILAPAEASSNLSRFDGVKFGHRAKDYADLNDMYKKTRAEGFGDEVKRRIMIGAYVLSEGYYDAYYLQAQKIRRMIADDFQAAFKDCDVIAGAAAPTTAWAIGGKADPVSNYLADIFTLPASLAGLPGMSLPAGFGEGGLPVGLQLIGNYFSEARLLNAAHRFQQATDFHLRTPAGI; encoded by the coding sequence ATGAGCAACACCGAACTGCACCACCTCGGCGTCGCCGAGCTGGCCGCCCAGCTGCGCGCCAAGCACGTCTCCGCCACCGAAGCCGCCCAGCACTTTCTGGCCCGTGCCAAGGCCCACCAGAACCTGGGCGCCTTTGTGTCCCTGAATGAAGACGCCACCCTGGCCCAGGCCAAGGCGGCCGACGCACTGATTGCCGAAGGCAAGGGCGGCAAGCTGGCCGGCGTGCCCATTGCGCACAAGGACATCTTCGTCACCAAAGACTTCCCCACCACCGCCGCCAGCAAGATGCTGGAAGGCTACCGGTCGCCGTTTGACGCCACCGTGGTGCGCAAGCTGGCCGACGCCGGTGTGGTGACCCTGGGCAAGCTGAACTGCGACGAATTCGCCATGGGCGGCGCCAACGAGAACTCGGCCATTGCCCCTGTCGGCTTTGACAGCGCCCAGCCCGTGCGCAACCCCTGGGACACGAACCGCGTGCCCGGCGGCTCGTCCGGCGGTTCCGCGGCAGCCGTGGCCGCCCGCCTGGCGCCCGCCGTGACCGGCACCGACACCGGCGGCTCCATCCGCCAGCCCGCATCGTTCTGCGGCATCACCGGCATCAAGCCCACCTATGGCCGCGCCAGCCGCTACGGCATGATCGCGTTTGCCTCCAGCCTCGACCAGGCCGGCCCCATGGGCCGCAGCGCCGAAGACTGCGCCCTGCTGCTGAGCGAGATGTGCGGCCCCGACCTGGACCGTGACTCGACCAGCCTGGATGTGCCGGCCGAAGACTTCAGCGCCAAGCTGGGCGACAGCATCGAAGGCCTGCGCATCGGCATTCCCGCCGAGTTCTTTGGCGAAGGCCTGAGCGCCGACGTGCGCACCGCCGTCGATGCCGCCTTGAAGGAATACGAGAAGCTGGGCGCCAAGCTGGTGCCGGTGAGCCTGCCGCGCACCGAGCTGTCCGTGCCCGTGTACTACATCCTGGCACCGGCCGAAGCCTCGTCCAATCTGTCGCGTTTTGACGGTGTGAAGTTCGGCCACCGCGCCAAGGACTACGCCGACCTGAACGATATGTACAAGAAGACCCGCGCCGAAGGCTTTGGCGACGAGGTCAAGCGCCGCATCATGATCGGCGCCTATGTGCTGTCCGAAGGCTATTACGACGCCTACTACCTGCAAGCCCAGAAGATCCGCCGCATGATTGCCGACGACTTCCAGGCCGCCTTCAAGGATTGCGACGTGATCGCCGGCGCCGCTGCGCCCACCACAGCCTGGGCCATTGGCGGCAAGGCCGACCCGGTCAGCAACTACCTGGCCGACATCTTCACCCTGCCCGCCTCGCTGGCCGGCCTGCCCGGCATGAGCCTGCCCGCCGGCTTTGGCGAAGGTGGCCTGCCCGTGGGCCTGCAGCTGATCGGCAACTACTTCAGCGAAGCCAGGCTGCTCAACGCGGCCCACCGCTTCCAGCAAGCCACCGATTTCCACCTGCGCACGCCCGCCGGTATTTGA
- the gatC gene encoding Asp-tRNA(Asn)/Glu-tRNA(Gln) amidotransferase subunit GatC, with the protein MALTSHDIDRIANLARLELSTPESERMLTQLNGFFGIVEKMQAVDTSGVQPLAHPVATIQDVVLRLRDDVVSECNNREANMQNAPAADKGMFLVPKVIE; encoded by the coding sequence ATGGCACTCACCTCGCACGACATCGACCGCATCGCCAATCTGGCGCGGCTCGAGCTCTCGACCCCTGAAAGTGAGCGCATGCTCACTCAATTGAACGGATTTTTCGGCATCGTCGAGAAAATGCAGGCTGTGGATACCTCCGGCGTCCAGCCCCTGGCCCACCCCGTGGCGACCATCCAGGACGTGGTGCTGCGCCTGCGCGACGATGTGGTGAGCGAGTGCAACAACCGCGAAGCCAATATGCAAAACGCCCCGGCAGCGGACAAGGGTATGTTCCTGGTGCCCAAGGTCATCGAATGA
- a CDS encoding rod shape-determining protein has protein sequence MFGAFRRYFSTDLAIDLGTANTLIFARDKGIVLDEPSVVAIRHEGGPHGKKVIQAVGAEAKAMLGKVPGNIEAIRPMKDGVIADFVITEQMIKQFIKMVHPRSVLAPNPRIIICVPCGSTQVERRAIKDAAEAAGAAQVYLIEEPMAAGIGAGLPVSEASGSMVVDIGGGTTEVGVISLGGMVYKGSVRVGGDKFDEAIINYIRRNYGMLIGEPTAELIKKQIGSAFPGSEVKEIEVKGRNLSEGVPRSFTISSNEVLEALTDPLNQIVSAVKNALEQTPPELGADIAERGMMLTGGGALLRDLDRLLAEETGLPVLVAEEPLTCVVRGCGMALESMDRQGSIFTSE, from the coding sequence ATGTTCGGAGCCTTCCGTCGGTACTTCTCCACCGACCTCGCCATCGATCTTGGCACTGCCAATACGTTGATTTTCGCCCGCGACAAGGGCATTGTTCTGGACGAGCCTTCCGTCGTCGCCATCCGCCATGAAGGCGGTCCGCACGGCAAGAAAGTGATCCAGGCCGTCGGCGCCGAGGCCAAGGCCATGCTGGGCAAGGTGCCCGGCAATATCGAAGCCATCCGCCCCATGAAGGACGGCGTGATTGCCGACTTCGTGATCACCGAGCAGATGATCAAGCAGTTCATCAAGATGGTGCACCCCCGCTCGGTGCTGGCGCCCAACCCGCGCATCATCATCTGCGTGCCCTGCGGTTCCACCCAGGTCGAACGCCGCGCCATCAAGGATGCGGCCGAAGCGGCCGGTGCTGCCCAGGTCTATCTGATCGAAGAGCCGATGGCTGCCGGTATTGGCGCCGGTCTGCCGGTGTCCGAAGCGTCGGGTTCCATGGTGGTGGACATCGGCGGCGGCACGACCGAAGTGGGCGTGATCTCGCTGGGCGGCATGGTCTACAAGGGCTCGGTCCGCGTGGGCGGCGACAAGTTCGACGAAGCCATCATCAACTACATCCGCCGCAATTACGGCATGCTGATTGGCGAGCCCACGGCCGAACTGATCAAGAAGCAGATCGGCTCCGCTTTCCCCGGCTCCGAAGTCAAGGAAATCGAAGTCAAGGGCCGCAATCTGTCCGAAGGCGTGCCGCGCAGCTTCACCATCTCCTCGAACGAGGTGCTGGAAGCGCTGACCGATCCGCTCAACCAGATCGTCTCCGCCGTGAAGAACGCGCTGGAACAGACCCCTCCCGAGCTGGGTGCCGACATTGCCGAGCGCGGCATGATGCTGACCGGTGGCGGCGCGCTGCTGCGTGACCTGGACCGCCTGCTGGCCGAAGAAACCGGTCTGCCCGTGCTGGTGGCCGAAGAGCCGCTGACCTGTGTGGTACGCGGTTGCGGCATGGCTCTGGAGTCCATGGACCGCCAGGGCAGCATCTTTACCAGCGAGTAA
- the mreC gene encoding rod shape-determining protein MreC has translation MSMGTLERSAPSMFKQGPSALSQLVAYSALALFLMVADARFKVVEPVRQVVSTVLYPVQWAMVQPIRFFSGGVTYFDDLETAQQEAQEARQAMLAMAQRATQSDQLLQENEQLRQLLALRDRVTVPAKAAQVIYDTPDPYTRRVVIDKGQVAGVLAGSPVIDERGVLGQVTRVQPFLSEVRLLVDRDQAIPVLNQRTGERSVAYGDPSSLRSDAMELRFMPSNADVKEGDLLTTSGVDGVYPSGLPVAKVSKVERRAESAFARIYCEPVARLQGARHVMILEPMDKVLPDTPHAPEPPTAKRDDKSASRRSTDVRLPGQKEAKP, from the coding sequence ATGAGCATGGGCACGCTGGAGCGCAGCGCTCCTTCCATGTTCAAGCAGGGCCCTTCCGCCCTGTCGCAGCTGGTGGCCTACAGCGCTTTGGCGCTGTTTTTGATGGTGGCCGATGCCCGCTTCAAAGTGGTGGAGCCGGTGCGCCAGGTGGTGTCCACCGTGCTGTATCCGGTGCAGTGGGCCATGGTCCAGCCGATCCGCTTCTTCAGCGGGGGCGTGACGTACTTCGACGACCTGGAAACCGCGCAGCAAGAAGCTCAGGAGGCCCGCCAGGCCATGCTGGCCATGGCACAGCGCGCGACCCAGTCCGATCAGCTGCTGCAGGAAAACGAGCAGCTGCGCCAGCTGCTTGCATTGCGGGACCGCGTGACCGTGCCGGCCAAGGCGGCACAGGTGATCTACGACACCCCCGATCCGTACACGCGCCGCGTGGTCATCGACAAAGGCCAGGTGGCGGGCGTGCTGGCCGGCTCGCCGGTCATCGACGAGCGCGGCGTGCTGGGCCAGGTGACGCGTGTGCAGCCCTTCCTGAGCGAGGTGCGCCTACTGGTGGACCGCGACCAGGCCATTCCCGTGCTGAACCAGCGCACCGGCGAACGCAGCGTGGCCTATGGCGATCCGTCGTCGCTGCGCAGTGACGCCATGGAACTGCGCTTCATGCCCAGCAATGCCGATGTGAAGGAAGGCGATCTGCTGACCACCAGCGGTGTGGACGGGGTCTACCCTTCGGGCCTGCCGGTGGCCAAGGTCTCCAAGGTGGAGCGCCGCGCCGAATCGGCCTTTGCCCGCATCTATTGCGAACCCGTGGCCCGCCTGCAAGGCGCGCGCCACGTGATGATTCTGGAACCCATGGACAAGGTGCTGCCGGACACCCCGCATGCGCCCGAGCCACCCACCGCCAAGCGCGATGACAAGTCCGCCAGCCGCCGTTCCACGGACGTGCGCCTGCCGGGACAGAAGGAGGCCAAGCCATGA
- the mreD gene encoding rod shape-determining protein MreD: MIMPRGQELMMPVNPLFIALTIVVALALNMLPWGGWVWMPDWLLLVLAFWGVHQSGKVGMGIGFFLGLSMDVHQSALLGQHALSYVLLMFACRQASRRVLWFNVLIQAMYMAPVFVMTHAVEVVVRMVAGGIFPGPWVLIAPLIEALLWPVASWILLAPQRRPPDRDSNRPL; the protein is encoded by the coding sequence ATGATCATGCCCCGCGGCCAAGAGCTGATGATGCCGGTGAACCCGCTGTTCATCGCGCTGACCATCGTCGTGGCGCTGGCCCTGAACATGCTGCCCTGGGGCGGCTGGGTCTGGATGCCGGACTGGCTGCTGCTGGTGCTGGCCTTCTGGGGCGTGCACCAGTCCGGCAAAGTGGGCATGGGCATCGGCTTTTTCCTGGGCCTCAGCATGGACGTGCACCAGTCCGCACTGCTGGGCCAGCATGCGCTGTCCTATGTGCTGCTGATGTTCGCCTGCCGTCAGGCCAGCCGCCGTGTGCTGTGGTTCAACGTGCTGATCCAGGCCATGTACATGGCCCCCGTCTTCGTGATGACCCATGCGGTGGAAGTGGTGGTGCGCATGGTGGCCGGAGGGATCTTCCCCGGCCCTTGGGTGCTGATTGCTCCGCTGATCGAAGCCCTGCTGTGGCCGGTGGCCAGCTGGATTCTGCTGGCACCGCAACGCCGTCCCCCGGACCGGGACAGCAACCGCCCACTGTGA
- the mrdA gene encoding penicillin-binding protein 2: MVNLDVRNTESELMDFRVRVWVIGVVVMLLLGVVWARLVVLQVVRHDAYAERAESNRTAVVPIVPNRGQILDRNGVVLASNYSAYTLEITRSKVENLEETIDQLAEVVEISQRDRRKFKRLMEDSKSFESIPIRTRLSDVEVAKFAAQRWRFPGVDIQARLFRSYPLENVGSHIVGYIGRVSQKDKEAIEEWEDAANYRGTEVIGKLGIEQSYEKELHGQTGWEQLETSAGGYAVRRLNSRPATPGDSIVLSLDIRLQKMVEELYGNRRGALVAIDPRNGEVLAMVSKPTYDLNLFVGGIDTENWAMLNESIDRPMLNRALRGTYPPGSTFKPFMAIAGLESGKRTPDTTIMDNGSWTFGGHTFRSGHPNGPTNLRRSIIKSSNVYYYMLANDMGVEAIHDWLAPMGFGQLTGVDLKGEVRGVLPNQEWKRNTYKRPEQKKWFAGETISLGIGQGYNNFTILQLANAMAMLANHGVKNKPQLGLGRVDAVTREYQPLPRDAAQPMGYKASNVEAVRSAVAAVTVEGTARGVFMGASYQSAGKTGTAQAVGVRQNEKYNASRLSEYQRDHSLYIAYAPVDNPTIALAVIVENAGFGAAAAAPIARRVMDYWLLGRYPSEDDMAAMRKGQASTPIGPSRNANDIPLPGETLPLAGLPVHPLPDYRTDGAAAAVAPSGPVEVEED; encoded by the coding sequence ATGGTGAACTTGGACGTACGCAACACCGAATCCGAGCTGATGGACTTCCGCGTCCGCGTCTGGGTGATCGGCGTGGTGGTCATGCTGCTGCTGGGAGTGGTCTGGGCCCGCCTGGTGGTCCTGCAGGTGGTGCGCCATGACGCCTACGCCGAGCGTGCGGAAAGCAACCGCACGGCGGTGGTGCCCATCGTGCCCAACCGGGGCCAGATCCTGGACCGCAACGGCGTGGTGCTGGCCTCCAATTATTCCGCCTACACGCTGGAAATCACCCGTTCCAAGGTCGAGAACCTGGAAGAGACCATCGACCAGCTGGCCGAGGTGGTGGAGATCAGCCAGCGCGATCGCCGCAAATTCAAACGGCTGATGGAGGACTCCAAGAGCTTCGAGTCCATTCCCATCCGCACCCGCCTGAGCGATGTGGAAGTGGCCAAGTTCGCCGCCCAGCGCTGGCGTTTTCCGGGCGTGGACATTCAGGCCCGCCTGTTTCGCTCCTATCCGCTGGAAAACGTGGGCAGCCACATCGTCGGCTATATCGGCCGGGTCAGCCAGAAGGACAAGGAAGCCATCGAGGAGTGGGAAGATGCCGCCAACTACCGTGGCACCGAAGTCATCGGCAAGCTTGGCATAGAGCAAAGCTACGAAAAAGAGCTGCACGGCCAGACGGGCTGGGAGCAGCTGGAAACTTCGGCCGGTGGCTATGCCGTGCGCCGCCTCAACAGCCGCCCTGCCACACCGGGGGATTCCATCGTGCTGTCGCTGGACATCCGCCTGCAGAAGATGGTGGAAGAGCTGTACGGCAACCGCCGCGGTGCGCTGGTGGCCATCGATCCGCGCAATGGCGAGGTGCTGGCCATGGTCAGCAAGCCCACCTATGACCTGAACCTGTTCGTGGGCGGCATCGACACGGAAAACTGGGCCATGCTCAATGAGTCCATCGACCGGCCGATGCTCAACCGTGCGCTGCGCGGCACCTATCCACCGGGCTCCACCTTCAAGCCTTTCATGGCGATTGCCGGTCTGGAAAGCGGCAAGCGCACGCCGGACACCACCATCATGGACAACGGCAGCTGGACGTTTGGCGGTCACACTTTTCGCTCCGGCCACCCGAACGGCCCGACCAATCTGCGCCGCTCCATCATCAAGTCATCCAATGTGTACTACTACATGCTGGCCAACGACATGGGCGTGGAGGCCATCCACGACTGGCTGGCGCCCATGGGCTTTGGCCAGCTGACGGGGGTGGATCTGAAGGGCGAGGTGCGTGGCGTGCTGCCCAACCAAGAATGGAAGCGCAACACCTACAAGCGCCCCGAGCAGAAGAAGTGGTTTGCCGGTGAAACCATCTCCCTGGGCATTGGCCAGGGCTATAACAACTTCACCATTCTGCAGCTCGCCAACGCCATGGCCATGCTGGCCAACCATGGCGTCAAGAACAAGCCGCAGCTGGGGCTGGGGCGGGTGGACGCGGTGACCCGTGAATACCAGCCTCTGCCGCGCGATGCCGCCCAGCCCATGGGTTACAAGGCCAGCAATGTGGAGGCGGTGCGCAGCGCGGTGGCCGCGGTGACGGTGGAAGGCACGGCACGTGGCGTGTTCATGGGCGCTTCCTACCAGTCGGCCGGCAAGACCGGTACCGCCCAGGCCGTGGGCGTGCGCCAGAATGAGAAGTACAACGCTTCCAGGCTGAGCGAATACCAGCGCGACCATTCGCTCTATATTGCCTATGCGCCGGTGGATAACCCCACTATCGCCCTGGCCGTGATCGTGGAGAACGCCGGCTTTGGTGCGGCGGCCGCAGCGCCTATCGCCCGCCGCGTGATGGACTACTGGCTGCTGGGTCGCTACCCCAGCGAGGACGACATGGCCGCCATGCGCAAGGGCCAGGCCTCCACGCCCATCGGCCCCTCGCGCAATGCCAACGACATCCCGCTGCCCGGTGAGACCCTGCCGCTGGCGGGCCTGCCAGTGCATCCGCTGCCCGACTACCGCACCGATGGGGCCGCCGCGGCGGTCGCACCGAGCGGGCCGGTGGAAGTCGAAGAGGATTGA
- a CDS encoding DMT family transporter, which yields MRTERWGLAALLTVTVVWGTTFPAMKLLSGHLSALEIIWLRFIIASAVLLPLWRGMRRSERRWGLLLGGLMFIAFWLQVEGLAHTSSNRNAFVTGLNVLVVPILAMAMLGRRYGWQLWVACAMALAGMFFMFFEDAPWNWGDTLTLASTLFYAIYILALEEAARRTAAAPLRATRMAAAQATVMLGCATVALALQGGFGALWEGAAALDSTAWMAVVYLGLIASVIVVTLQAWGQQRVDAMRSAIVFGLEPVFAALTAWVLIGEQMGPVAMAGAALIVVALIFSQWTPAAHARAEGAGALPEAAKT from the coding sequence ATGCGCACCGAACGCTGGGGCCTGGCGGCCCTGCTGACCGTCACCGTAGTCTGGGGCACGACCTTCCCGGCCATGAAGCTGCTGTCCGGCCACCTGTCGGCGCTGGAAATCATCTGGCTGCGCTTCATCATTGCCAGCGCCGTGCTGCTGCCGCTGTGGCGCGGCATGCGCCGCAGCGAGCGCCGCTGGGGCCTGCTGCTGGGGGGCCTGATGTTCATCGCCTTCTGGCTGCAGGTGGAAGGCCTGGCCCACACCAGCAGCAACCGCAACGCCTTTGTCACAGGTTTGAATGTGCTGGTGGTCCCCATCCTGGCCATGGCCATGCTGGGCCGGCGCTATGGCTGGCAGCTGTGGGTCGCCTGCGCCATGGCACTGGCCGGCATGTTTTTCATGTTCTTTGAAGACGCGCCCTGGAACTGGGGGGACACCCTGACCCTGGCCAGCACGCTGTTCTACGCCATCTACATCCTGGCACTGGAAGAAGCCGCGCGCCGCACGGCCGCCGCACCGCTGCGCGCCACACGCATGGCCGCGGCACAGGCCACGGTGATGCTGGGCTGCGCCACGGTGGCGCTGGCCCTGCAAGGCGGTTTTGGGGCACTGTGGGAAGGCGCTGCCGCGCTGGACTCCACCGCCTGGATGGCCGTGGTCTACCTGGGCCTGATTGCCAGCGTGATCGTGGTGACGCTGCAGGCCTGGGGCCAGCAGCGCGTGGATGCCATGCGCAGCGCCATCGTCTTTGGACTGGAGCCGGTGTTTGCCGCGCTGACGGCCTGGGTGCTGATTGGCGAGCAGATGGGCCCCGTGGCCATGGCCGGCGCAGCTTTGATCGTGGTGGCGCTGATCTTCAGCCAGTGGACCCCGGCCGCGCACGCCCGGGCAGAGGGTGCGGGCGCACTCCCCGAAGCAGCCAAGACCTGA
- a CDS encoding amino acid ABC transporter ATP-binding protein — MSTTQTGSPYIVAQNVRKSFGNHEVLKGVSTVFRTGEVTVIIGASGSGKSTLLRAINRLEPHDSGSITIGGTEVTDDEATLLKQRSEVGMVFQQFNLFGHMSVLDNVTLAPRRIHKLPRAQANEKAMTLLKRVGMEAHAHKYPWQLSGGQQQRVAIARALAMEPKVMLFDEPTSALDPEMVQEVLDVMRQLAKAGMTMIVVTHEMGFAREVADRVMFFDQGCIAYDAPPAEFFNNPANDRIRAFIGRMSA, encoded by the coding sequence ATGAGCACCACGCAAACCGGCTCCCCCTATATCGTTGCGCAGAATGTGCGCAAATCCTTTGGCAACCACGAGGTGCTCAAAGGCGTGTCCACGGTGTTCCGCACCGGCGAGGTGACCGTGATCATCGGCGCCTCCGGCTCCGGCAAGAGCACGCTGCTGCGCGCCATCAACCGGCTGGAGCCACATGACAGCGGCTCCATCACCATCGGCGGCACAGAAGTGACCGACGACGAGGCCACGCTGCTCAAGCAGCGCAGCGAAGTCGGCATGGTGTTCCAGCAGTTCAATCTGTTCGGCCACATGAGCGTGCTGGACAACGTGACGCTGGCGCCCCGCCGCATCCACAAGCTGCCACGCGCCCAGGCCAACGAGAAGGCCATGACCCTGCTCAAGCGCGTGGGCATGGAAGCCCATGCGCACAAATACCCCTGGCAGCTGTCCGGTGGCCAGCAGCAGCGCGTGGCCATTGCCCGTGCGCTGGCCATGGAGCCCAAGGTGATGCTGTTCGACGAGCCCACCAGTGCACTCGACCCCGAGATGGTGCAGGAAGTGCTGGACGTGATGCGCCAGCTGGCCAAGGCCGGCATGACCATGATCGTCGTGACCCACGAAATGGGCTTTGCCCGTGAAGTGGCCGACCGCGTGATGTTCTTCGACCAGGGTTGCATTGCCTACGATGCGCCGCCCGCCGAGTTCTTCAACAACCCGGCCAATGACCGTATCCGCGCCTTCATCGGCCGCATGAGCGCCTGA
- a CDS encoding amino acid ABC transporter permease, with the protein MFLALWPAHWSRTQRSNATLIAALLLMVLVLSLLGQFLSYFPEPIGSNAELFAEGALTTLYLTLVSGAAGLVLGTGAALARTSRLAWLRWIASFYIWAIRGTPLLVQILFVYFALPVLVPGLNLPDFAAAVVALGLNAGAYNAEAIRAGLLAVPRGQTEAARALGLPKTRVFLDVVFPQAFKISLPPLVSNFVALLKDSSLAYAIGVVELTNVGNRIQSATFQPVQTLVTVAITYLILTTLVTQVTHAIEYRFDVEGRAK; encoded by the coding sequence ATGTTTCTCGCCCTCTGGCCCGCGCACTGGAGCCGCACCCAGCGCAGCAATGCCACGCTGATCGCCGCCCTGCTGCTGATGGTGCTGGTGCTGTCCCTGCTGGGTCAGTTCCTCTCGTATTTCCCTGAACCCATTGGATCCAATGCCGAACTGTTCGCAGAAGGCGCACTCACCACGCTGTACCTGACGCTGGTATCCGGCGCCGCCGGCCTGGTGCTGGGCACCGGCGCCGCACTGGCCCGCACCTCCCGCCTGGCCTGGTTGCGCTGGATTGCCAGTTTCTATATCTGGGCCATCCGCGGTACGCCGCTGCTGGTGCAGATCCTGTTTGTCTACTTCGCCCTGCCCGTGCTGGTGCCCGGACTGAACCTGCCGGACTTCGCCGCGGCCGTGGTCGCCCTGGGCCTGAATGCCGGCGCCTACAACGCAGAAGCCATCCGTGCCGGTCTGCTGGCCGTGCCCCGTGGTCAGACCGAAGCCGCCCGCGCCCTGGGCCTGCCTAAGACCCGCGTGTTCCTGGATGTGGTGTTCCCCCAGGCGTTCAAGATTTCGCTGCCGCCGCTGGTGAGCAACTTTGTGGCCCTGCTCAAGGATTCCTCGCTGGCCTATGCGATTGGCGTGGTGGAGCTGACCAATGTGGGCAACCGCATCCAGTCGGCCACCTTCCAGCCCGTGCAGACGCTGGTGACGGTGGCCATCACCTACCTGATTCTGACCACGCTGGTGACACAGGTGACGCATGCCATCGAGTACCGCTTTGACGTGGAAGGACGCGCCAAATGA
- a CDS encoding ABC transporter substrate-binding protein produces the protein MQVLKAVAVAAALCGAVIAQARPLEEIQKSGTIVLATEGQYAPFNFYKGKQLTGYEVEVGEAVAKKMGLKFEWKTVGFDALLTGLAQDRWDLVVASHGVTEERAKAVTFTHPHYCSGGQIVSLTPSISKVGDLTGKVVAVQTGTSYMDNVKKVAGVKEVKNFPTDEAARSALSSKRVDAWVTDRFVAKEMLAKAPKAGLKAGDMLFIEHIAAAVSKGNQGLADAWNKALKEAIADGTVGTISKKYFQEDVTCK, from the coding sequence ATGCAAGTGTTGAAGGCCGTTGCCGTGGCTGCCGCTTTGTGCGGTGCCGTTATTGCCCAAGCCCGCCCGCTGGAAGAGATCCAGAAGAGCGGCACCATCGTTCTGGCAACCGAAGGCCAGTACGCACCCTTCAACTTCTACAAGGGCAAGCAGCTGACCGGCTACGAAGTCGAGGTGGGCGAAGCCGTGGCCAAGAAGATGGGCCTGAAGTTCGAGTGGAAGACCGTGGGCTTCGACGCCCTGCTGACTGGGCTGGCCCAGGACCGCTGGGATCTGGTGGTCGCCTCGCACGGCGTCACCGAAGAGCGCGCCAAGGCAGTCACCTTCACCCATCCCCATTACTGCTCGGGCGGTCAGATCGTGTCGCTGACACCCTCCATCTCCAAGGTCGGCGATCTGACCGGCAAGGTCGTGGCCGTGCAGACCGGCACCAGCTACATGGACAACGTGAAGAAGGTGGCTGGCGTCAAGGAAGTGAAGAATTTCCCCACCGACGAAGCCGCACGCAGCGCACTGAGCTCCAAGCGCGTCGACGCCTGGGTGACCGACCGCTTCGTCGCCAAGGAAATGCTGGCCAAGGCCCCCAAGGCTGGGCTCAAGGCCGGAGACATGCTGTTCATCGAACACATTGCCGCCGCCGTCTCCAAGGGCAACCAGGGCCTGGCCGATGCCTGGAACAAGGCCCTGAAGGAAGCGATTGCCGATGGCACCGTGGGTACCATCTCCAAGAAGTACTTCCAAGAAGACGTCACCTGCAAGTAA
- a CDS encoding ABC transporter substrate-binding protein has product MKRISLIAAATLALLGATAAQARSFDAIQKDGTLRLATEGYYAPFAYFEGKKLVGFEVDLAELMAQKMGVKFEWKTIPFDSLLTGLSQDRWDLVISSHGITPEREKAVTFTLPHYCSGAQVISLSDSIKGGKDLAGKTVSAQTGTTYLDYVQKHVPGVKRVVNFPTNEAAMHALMSKRADAWVTERFLAKEMLAKNPSIQFKQGEMLFVERIAAAVAKGNQSLVGAWNKAFAESLKDGSYAKISQKWFKEDIRCPE; this is encoded by the coding sequence ATGAAACGCATTTCCCTGATTGCTGCGGCCACCCTGGCCCTGCTGGGCGCAACCGCTGCCCAAGCCCGTTCGTTCGACGCCATCCAGAAGGACGGCACGCTGCGCCTGGCCACCGAGGGCTATTACGCCCCGTTTGCCTACTTTGAAGGCAAGAAGCTGGTGGGCTTTGAAGTGGACCTGGCCGAACTGATGGCCCAGAAGATGGGTGTGAAGTTCGAATGGAAAACCATTCCCTTCGATTCCCTGCTGACCGGTCTGTCCCAGGACCGCTGGGATCTGGTCATCTCCTCGCACGGCATCACGCCCGAACGCGAAAAGGCCGTGACCTTCACCCTGCCCCATTACTGCTCGGGTGCCCAGGTGATTTCGCTGTCCGACAGCATCAAGGGCGGCAAGGACCTGGCCGGCAAGACCGTCTCGGCCCAGACCGGCACCACTTACCTGGACTATGTGCAAAAGCATGTGCCCGGTGTGAAGCGCGTGGTGAACTTCCCCACCAACGAAGCCGCCATGCATGCGCTGATGTCCAAGCGCGCCGATGCCTGGGTCACCGAGCGCTTCCTGGCCAAGGAAATGCTGGCCAAAAACCCCAGCATCCAGTTCAAGCAGGGCGAAATGCTGTTCGTCGAGCGCATTGCCGCGGCCGTGGCCAAGGGCAACCAGAGCCTGGTCGGCGCCTGGAACAAGGCGTTTGCCGAATCGCTGAAGGACGGCAGCTACGCCAAGATTTCGCAGAAGTGGTTCAAGGAAGATATCCGCTGCCCTGAATAA